One Clavelina lepadiformis chromosome 1, kaClaLepa1.1, whole genome shotgun sequence genomic region harbors:
- the LOC143468627 gene encoding uncharacterized protein LOC143468627: protein MVKALRKAASWYQRVVISSCQSKRQLVMVYIIARQKLEMLPLVFKMEANDKGNLDMILAKLTSSCESNLRVYQENAAMYDEGLVRSGFCLPQKLIKLGLHHLSATSKQEMNQLVALDLLSGTGIAGVTLKEAGFTGAIDAIDGSSEMNSVAELKNVYRKITQLVIFSDTTLPFDDDTYDVIICSGGLSIGHFPFEGIRELFRILKPGGIAVFNSTHFISSDPQLLALNAVADKLKELRDEGKCKRIDEIKLDDAFSNRFRQHVTDYDILHCYSK from the exons ATGGTCAAAGCCTTACGCAAAGCAGCTTCGTGGTATCAACGAGTTGTTATAAGTTCGTGTCAGTCAAAACGTCAGTTGGTTATGGTCTATATTATAGCAAGGCAGAAGCTGGAAAT GCTGCCGCTTGTATTCAAAATGGAGGCAAACGACAAAGGAAATCTCGACATGATTTTAGCAAAACTGACGTCATCTTGCGAAAGCAATCTACGCGTCTACCAAGAAAATGCTGCGATGTATGACGAAGGTCTGGTCAGAAGCGGATTTTGTTTGCCTCAGAAACTCATAAAACTTGGTCTTCATCATTTGTCGGCGACATCAAAGCAAGAAATGAACCAACTCGTCGCTCTTGACCTTTTATCAG GTACAGGCATTGCGGGCGTGACTTTAAAAGAAGCCGGGTTTACTGGCGCGATTGACGCCATCGATGGATCGTCAGAAATGAACAGCGTCGCCGAATTAAAAAACGTGTACAG GAAAATTACCCAACTCGTGATTTTTTCCGACACCACGCTTCCTTTCGATGACGacacttatgacgtcataatatgcAGTGGTGGACTCAGCATCGGTCATTTCCCGTTTGAAGGCATCAGG gAGCTTTTTCGTATTCTAAAGCCCGGTGGCATCGCAGTCTTTAACAGCACGCACTTTATTTCAAGTGATCCGCAACTACTTGCACTGAACGCTGTGGCGGATAAGCTGAAAGAGTTAAGAGACGAAGGAAAATGTAAACGCATCGATGAG ATCAAGTTGGACGATGCGTTTTCTAACCGGTTTAGGCAGCACGTCACCGACTACGACATTCTGCATTGCTATAGCAAATGA
- the LOC143451578 gene encoding uncharacterized protein LOC143451578, whose product MIYAVAKCSFLDFSTSEAAWVTAVFSIGLAIGRFSGILFARHVKPIYVVFTLVSGALITMVIMISVARTWPTITWIVSFFYGFFNGPLIAAAINRISEIINVSGTYAFIFALVGAAGTMSLVPSAGALFHLSPFYPIYLMCGVSAFNVICFCLIWIAAKIKKSKKSETEHELISKETPQDTYDTVQA is encoded by the exons ATGATTTACGCGGTGGCCAAGTGTTCATTTTTAGATTTCTCA ACCTCAGAAGCAGCTTGGGTGACAGCAGTTTTTTCAATTGGTTTGGCCATTGGGAGGTTTTCTGGGATTTTGTTCGCTCGTCACGTGAAGCCCATCTACGTTGTGTTTACGCTCGTCTCAGGAGCATTGATAACGATG GTAATTATGATTTCTGTTGCAAGAACTTGGCCCACGATCACGTGGATTGTGTCGTTCTTTTATGGATTTTTCAACGGACCCCTAATAGCAGCAG CGATAAATAGGATATCTGAAATTATAAATGTGTCTGGAACTTACGCTTTTATTTTCGCACTTGTTGGTGCTGCCGGCACAATGTCATTGGTGCCCTCTGCCGGTGCCTTGTTTCACCTGTCCCCTTTCTACCCG ATTTATCTTATGTGCGGAGTCAGCGCTTTCAACGTAATTTGCTTTTGCTTAATTTGGATTGCcgcaaagataaaaaaatcaaagaaatctGAGACAGAACACGAGTTAATTTCAAAGGAAACTCCTCAAGACACATATGACACTGTCCAGGCTTAA